From a region of the Pseudomonadaceae bacterium SI-3 genome:
- a CDS encoding OsmC family protein, whose translation MKARIQWAGEAMFLGESGSGHVVVMDGPPENGGRNLGVRPMEMLLLGLGGCSNFDVVSILKKSRQAVESCEAFLEAERADEDPKVFTKIHLRFVVKGRGLKDAQVKRAVELSAEKYCSASIMLGRAGVEISHDYEIVELG comes from the coding sequence ATGAAAGCGCGCATTCAGTGGGCTGGCGAGGCAATGTTCCTTGGCGAGTCCGGCAGCGGCCATGTGGTGGTCATGGATGGTCCACCAGAAAATGGTGGACGCAATCTAGGTGTCCGTCCGATGGAAATGCTCTTGCTGGGCCTCGGCGGCTGCAGCAACTTTGATGTCGTGAGCATCCTGAAAAAGTCGCGCCAGGCTGTGGAAAGCTGTGAAGCCTTTCTTGAGGCGGAGCGCGCTGATGAGGATCCGAAGGTGTTCACAAAGATCCACCTGCGCTTCGTCGTTAAGGGACGTGGATTGAAGGACGCGCAAGTCAAGCGTGCCGTGGAACTGTCTGCCGAGAAGTACTGCTCCGCCTCGATCATGCTCGGCCGCGCGGGTGTGGAAATCAGCCATGACTATGAGATCGTCGAGCTGGGCTGA
- the speD gene encoding adenosylmethionine decarboxylase — translation MVKSKLKLHGFNNLTKSLSFNIYDICYAETQEDQQAYVEYIDEQYDAQRLTQILTDVVEIIGANILSIARQDYEPQGASVTILISEQPVTPTDSQIEESPGPLPETILAHLDKSHITVHTYPEIHPVEGIATFRVDIDVSTCGVISPLKALNYLIHRFDSDIVTVDYRVRGFTRDVEGKKHFIDHEINSIQNYLSEDTRSAYQMTDVNVYQENLFHTKMLLKDFELESYLFGDATCNLSPEQRGEVEERLRHEMLEIFYARNMPS, via the coding sequence ATGGTTAAAAGCAAACTCAAGCTCCACGGGTTCAACAACCTGACCAAGTCCTTGAGCTTCAATATTTACGACATCTGCTATGCCGAAACACAGGAAGACCAGCAGGCATATGTGGAGTACATCGACGAACAGTATGACGCGCAGCGGCTAACGCAAATTCTGACTGATGTTGTAGAGATCATTGGTGCAAATATTCTGAGTATTGCGCGGCAGGATTACGAGCCGCAAGGCGCAAGCGTGACCATCCTTATCTCTGAACAACCGGTAACGCCCACCGACAGCCAGATCGAAGAGTCCCCTGGTCCGTTGCCTGAGACCATTCTGGCGCATCTGGACAAGAGTCATATCACCGTTCACACGTATCCAGAGATCCATCCGGTCGAAGGTATTGCCACCTTTCGGGTGGATATCGACGTGTCGACTTGCGGCGTTATCTCACCGCTCAAAGCCCTCAACTATCTGATTCATCGGTTCGATTCGGATATTGTCACCGTTGATTATCGGGTTCGCGGCTTTACTCGTGACGTCGAAGGCAAGAAGCACTTCATCGACCACGAAATAAACTCGATTCAGAACTATCTATCCGAAGACACCCGATCGGCCTATCAGATGACCGATGTGAACGTGTATCAAGAGAACCTCTTCCACACCAAGATGCTGTTGAAAGACTTCGAACTGGAGAGTTATCTATTCGGGGACGCCACTTGCAATCTTTCGCCAGAACAACGTGGAGAGGTGGAGGAACGTCTGCGCCATGAAATGCTGGAGATTTTCTATGCGCGCAATATGCCGAGCTAA
- a CDS encoding demethoxyubiquinone hydroxylase family protein, translating to MPNQRQYSPADRLLLQADAALRTLLPFSGQPQRPTPAVLKNEAELSDSQARHVAGLMRINHTGEVCAQALYQGQALTARLPRVREAMERAAAEEIDHLAWCEQRIHQLGSHTSVLNPLFYGLSFGIGASAGLISDRISLGFVAATEDQVCKHLDEHLEQIPQDDEKSRAILEQMRTDEAQHSTAALDAGGLRFPAPVKFGMSLMAKVMTKTTYRI from the coding sequence ATGCCCAACCAACGCCAATACTCACCTGCCGACCGTCTGCTGCTGCAGGCCGATGCCGCGTTACGGACGCTGCTGCCGTTCAGCGGCCAACCTCAGCGACCGACTCCCGCCGTATTAAAGAACGAGGCCGAGCTGAGCGACAGCCAAGCGCGTCACGTTGCCGGCCTGATGCGCATCAATCACACCGGTGAGGTCTGCGCGCAGGCCCTATATCAGGGGCAGGCACTGACGGCACGGTTGCCGAGAGTACGGGAGGCGATGGAGCGAGCTGCAGCTGAAGAAATCGACCACCTGGCCTGGTGTGAACAGCGTATTCACCAGTTGGGCAGTCACACCAGTGTTCTGAATCCGCTTTTTTACGGATTGTCGTTCGGCATCGGTGCATCCGCTGGCCTGATCAGCGACCGGATCAGCCTGGGCTTCGTCGCGGCCACCGAGGATCAAGTCTGCAAACATCTGGATGAACATCTCGAGCAGATTCCACAAGACGACGAGAAGTCCCGGGCAATACTCGAACAGATGCGCACGGACGAAGCGCAGCACTCGACCGCCGCTCTGGATGCCGGGGGCTTGCGCTTCCCAGCGCCAGTGAAGTTCGGCATGAGCCTGATGGCTAAGGTGATGACTAAAACCACCTACCGGATCTGA
- a CDS encoding histidine triad nucleotide-binding protein, protein MDCLFCKIVAGAIPAQKIYEDEQVIAFNDIAPQAPVHFLVIPKKHIATLHDLSEDDDKILAGHILFTAQRLAEEQGCQEGFRVVMNCNDLGGQTVHHIHMHVLGQRQMHWPPG, encoded by the coding sequence GTGGATTGTCTATTTTGCAAGATCGTGGCCGGGGCTATCCCTGCGCAGAAGATCTATGAAGACGAACAGGTTATCGCCTTCAATGACATCGCGCCCCAGGCGCCGGTACATTTCTTGGTAATTCCGAAAAAACATATCGCGACCCTGCATGATCTAAGCGAAGACGACGACAAGATCCTTGCTGGGCATATTCTTTTTACCGCGCAGCGTCTCGCTGAAGAGCAGGGCTGCCAGGAAGGCTTTCGGGTTGTCATGAACTGCAACGACCTTGGCGGTCAGACGGTCCATCACATACATATGCATGTGCTCGGCCAGCGTCAGATGCATTGGCCCCCCGGCTGA
- a CDS encoding ATPase yields MKNDIHDLALVLESRLRLVLIESWDERRVLETLSGLAVNRGMTLHVWSVTEGLRHLAFGGEALDAGESCSAEVALRRVKHDPLGNLYVFCDLHPFLDEPRSVRLLKEIAMAQGPSAPTLVLVSHALKLPLEVQRYAARFSLTLPSEEELLSIVRDEATVWSKRNRGARVRTDNRTLQQVVKNLRGLSHAEARSLAHSLICDDGAITQEDLPELNRKKFELLDMEGVLGFEYETERFADVGGLQNLKRWLVQRQAAFVAGSGSDRPRGVMLVGVQGGGKSMAAKAVAGLWGLPLLRLDFACLYNKFFGETERNLREALKLAEQMAPCVLWMDELEKGLATGEMDGGVSQRVLGTLLTWMAEREAPVFMVATANSVDRLPPELLRKGRFDELFFVDLPDASTRAQIFRIHLARRELKADQFDLEALAVACDGFSGAEIEQVVVSAVYAGQAQSREPDQDMLLHCVRATAPLSVVMAEKLDELRGWASGRAVLA; encoded by the coding sequence ATGAAGAATGATATCCACGACTTGGCTCTGGTGCTCGAATCAAGGCTGCGATTGGTGCTGATCGAGTCCTGGGACGAGCGTCGGGTGCTCGAAACCCTGAGCGGATTGGCTGTGAACCGGGGTATGACGCTGCATGTTTGGTCCGTGACGGAAGGCTTGCGGCATCTCGCGTTCGGTGGCGAGGCGCTGGATGCCGGCGAAAGCTGTTCAGCTGAGGTTGCATTGAGACGGGTCAAGCACGATCCCCTTGGCAATCTGTATGTGTTCTGCGATCTACATCCGTTTCTCGATGAGCCACGTTCGGTGCGTTTGTTGAAGGAAATCGCGATGGCGCAAGGGCCTTCTGCGCCCACGCTTGTGCTGGTTTCCCATGCCCTCAAGTTACCTCTGGAGGTTCAGCGCTACGCGGCTCGATTCAGTCTCACCCTGCCGTCCGAGGAGGAGCTGCTGAGCATCGTTCGGGATGAAGCGACCGTCTGGAGCAAGCGTAATCGAGGCGCCCGCGTACGTACCGACAATCGCACTCTGCAGCAGGTCGTGAAGAATTTGCGTGGGCTCAGTCATGCCGAAGCTCGCAGCTTGGCGCACAGCCTGATCTGCGACGACGGCGCGATCACACAGGAAGATCTGCCGGAGCTCAATCGCAAGAAATTTGAGTTGTTGGACATGGAAGGCGTGCTCGGCTTCGAATACGAAACAGAGCGTTTCGCTGATGTTGGAGGGCTGCAGAACCTTAAGCGATGGCTGGTGCAACGTCAGGCTGCCTTTGTGGCAGGCAGCGGATCGGATAGGCCGCGCGGGGTGATGCTTGTCGGCGTGCAGGGTGGTGGTAAGAGCATGGCAGCCAAGGCGGTCGCTGGGCTTTGGGGATTGCCACTGCTGCGCCTGGATTTTGCTTGCCTGTACAACAAGTTCTTCGGTGAAACCGAGCGCAATCTGCGTGAGGCGCTAAAACTGGCCGAACAGATGGCGCCTTGCGTGTTATGGATGGACGAGTTGGAGAAGGGGCTCGCGACGGGCGAGATGGATGGCGGCGTCAGTCAGCGAGTCCTAGGCACCCTGCTGACCTGGATGGCTGAGCGTGAAGCGCCGGTGTTTATGGTTGCGACTGCCAATTCGGTGGATCGGCTTCCGCCAGAACTGCTGCGCAAAGGCCGCTTTGACGAGCTGTTCTTCGTCGACCTGCCCGATGCATCAACGCGGGCTCAGATCTTTCGAATTCATCTGGCACGGCGTGAGTTGAAAGCCGATCAGTTCGATCTGGAAGCACTTGCGGTGGCCTGTGATGGTTTCTCCGGTGCGGAGATCGAACAGGTGGTGGTATCGGCCGTCTATGCTGGTCAGGCCCAATCTCGCGAACCGGATCAGGACATGCTTCTGCACTGCGTCCGGGCGACCGCACCGCTTTCGGTGGTGATGGCTGAAAAGCTGGACGAGCTTCGTGGTTGGGCTTCGGGGCGAGCCGTGCTGGCCTGA
- a CDS encoding DUF805 domain-containing protein, with translation MSTDQFRIVFDGELVPGVSLDTAKSNLTRLFKSDADKVERLFGRGSVHIKRNLNAPEADRYVQALQRAGIQARKEPEAAKGLTLTIADYAPAPSSEVPIASEQMDCPKCGHTQPAAIECHSCGIVIQKYLARQAQLGETPAQRNSAAHPYAPPRAEVGTPTAEYGELKVFTTQGRIGRLRYLAWTMALTAAALGLMLVAGMMSAASVVLGVILTGVFGIGFLLVSIQIGVQRLHDLGWSGWLMLLYLVPIIGTVLPLVVLLMPGNPGVNRFGPPQPPNSRAVKILAALWLLVPVIGVLAAIVLPTYQ, from the coding sequence ATGAGCACTGATCAATTCCGAATCGTTTTCGACGGTGAACTTGTACCGGGCGTATCGCTCGATACGGCCAAGAGCAACCTGACCCGACTCTTTAAAAGCGACGCCGACAAAGTCGAGCGCCTGTTTGGTCGTGGCTCAGTACATATCAAGCGTAACCTGAACGCTCCGGAAGCTGACCGATACGTGCAAGCGCTGCAGCGTGCCGGCATCCAGGCACGCAAGGAACCCGAAGCAGCAAAAGGTCTGACGCTCACAATCGCTGACTATGCGCCGGCACCTTCGAGCGAGGTCCCTATCGCCAGTGAGCAGATGGACTGCCCCAAATGCGGCCACACTCAGCCAGCCGCTATCGAATGCCACAGCTGCGGCATCGTTATCCAGAAGTACCTGGCACGCCAGGCACAGCTGGGCGAAACGCCAGCGCAACGTAACAGCGCTGCGCATCCGTACGCTCCGCCCCGCGCTGAAGTGGGCACCCCGACTGCGGAGTACGGCGAGCTAAAAGTATTTACAACACAAGGCAGAATTGGCCGGTTGCGCTATCTGGCCTGGACAATGGCGCTGACGGCTGCGGCGCTGGGCCTAATGTTAGTAGCAGGAATGATGTCCGCCGCCTCAGTCGTGCTCGGTGTGATTCTTACCGGCGTATTCGGCATCGGCTTCCTGCTCGTAAGTATTCAGATTGGCGTGCAGCGTTTGCATGACCTGGGTTGGTCCGGCTGGCTTATGTTGCTCTATCTGGTGCCGATCATTGGCACCGTCTTGCCACTGGTGGTATTGCTGATGCCCGGCAACCCTGGTGTGAATCGCTTCGGCCCGCCACAACCACCGAATAGCCGGGCGGTAAAAATTCTCGCGGCGCTCTGGCTGCTTGTGCCTGTGATCGGCGTCCTGGCCGCCATCGTCTTGCCAACCTACCAGTAA
- a CDS encoding 2-nitropropane dioxygenase — MSLPALLEERLRLPLVAAPMFLVSNPALVAACCSSGVVGSFPALNQRESSGFRDWLQEIDQHLSGAHKPAPYAVNLIVHHSNPRLQADLSICVEQRVPIVITSLGAVKEVVDAVHSYGGLVFHDVTTRRHAEKAADAGVDGLIAVAAGAGGHAGTWSPFALVAEIRQFFDKTLLLSGCLNHGHEILAAQLLGADLAYMGTRFIATRESQASDEYKQMLLQAHAADIIHTAAVSGVPASFLRQSLQQAGYDEERLKNKGEMNYAEKLKPVSDEAKAWKTVWSAGQGVGEIRDLPTSGELIARLDREYRAAHDHAAQLSHRWLRQP; from the coding sequence ATGTCATTGCCAGCACTCCTCGAAGAGCGCCTTCGCCTGCCATTGGTTGCCGCTCCCATGTTCCTGGTATCAAACCCTGCACTGGTAGCAGCATGTTGCTCCAGCGGTGTGGTCGGCAGCTTTCCTGCACTGAATCAGCGAGAAAGCAGCGGTTTCCGTGATTGGCTACAGGAGATAGACCAGCACCTGTCGGGTGCCCATAAACCTGCGCCGTATGCGGTCAATCTGATCGTGCATCACAGCAATCCTCGGCTCCAGGCTGATCTTTCAATATGCGTGGAGCAGCGGGTGCCGATTGTCATTACCAGTCTCGGCGCCGTGAAAGAAGTGGTGGACGCCGTTCACAGCTACGGCGGGCTGGTTTTTCATGATGTCACCACGCGGCGCCATGCTGAGAAAGCTGCTGATGCTGGGGTTGATGGTCTGATAGCGGTGGCAGCAGGCGCAGGCGGGCATGCCGGCACTTGGAGCCCCTTTGCCTTGGTGGCAGAAATTCGCCAGTTCTTCGACAAAACACTGCTGCTCTCCGGCTGCCTCAACCATGGCCACGAGATACTCGCGGCGCAGCTCCTCGGCGCGGACCTGGCCTATATGGGGACGCGCTTCATTGCCACCCGCGAAAGCCAGGCTTCGGATGAATACAAGCAGATGCTTCTGCAGGCACATGCTGCGGACATCATTCACACCGCAGCGGTTTCAGGCGTACCTGCTAGCTTCCTGCGTCAAAGCCTGCAGCAAGCCGGCTACGACGAGGAGCGCCTGAAAAACAAAGGCGAAATGAATTATGCAGAAAAGCTCAAGCCTGTCAGCGATGAGGCCAAAGCATGGAAAACCGTGTGGTCGGCGGGCCAGGGCGTGGGGGAAATACGAGACCTGCCGACCAGTGGAGAACTGATTGCCCGGCTGGATCGGGAATACCGTGCCGCCCACGATCACGCAGCGCAGCTGTCGCATCGCTGGCTGCGCCAACCGTGA
- a CDS encoding protoporphyrinogen oxidase HemJ, which yields MLYLWLKALHIVAIVCWFAGLFYLPRLFVYHAMSEDAISRERFQVMERKLYRGIMIPSMVATLAFGIGMIALNPALFSGGWLHAKLALVVLLIGYHHMCGAQLKRFARDENTRSHVFYRWFNEFPVLLLLAIVILVVIKPF from the coding sequence ATGCTCTATCTCTGGCTGAAAGCCCTGCACATCGTTGCAATCGTCTGCTGGTTCGCGGGGCTGTTCTATCTGCCGAGATTGTTCGTTTATCACGCCATGAGCGAGGACGCGATCAGTCGAGAGCGGTTCCAGGTCATGGAACGCAAACTCTATCGCGGCATTATGATTCCCTCGATGGTCGCCACGCTGGCTTTTGGCATAGGCATGATTGCGCTTAACCCTGCGCTGTTCAGCGGAGGGTGGCTACACGCCAAGCTCGCACTGGTTGTCCTGCTGATCGGCTATCACCATATGTGTGGCGCTCAGCTAAAACGATTCGCACGCGACGAAAACACTCGCAGCCATGTGTTCTACCGCTGGTTCAATGAGTTTCCGGTATTGCTGCTACTGGCTATCGTCATTCTGGTCGTCATCAAACCATTCTGA
- a CDS encoding N-acetyl-gamma-glutamyl-phosphate reductase, with protein sequence MVKVGIVGGTGYTGVELLRLLAQHPQAEVAVITSRSENGVKVTDMYPNLRGHYDELAFSVPDTATLGACDVVFFATPHGVAHALAGELLDAGTRVIDLSADFRLQDADEWAKWYGQPHVAPDLLPEAVYGLPEVNREQIKGARLIAVPGCYPTATQLGYLPLLERGLADTSRLIADCKSGVSGAGRAAKIGSLFTEAGESMMAYAVKGHRHLPEIAQGLRRAAGGNVGLTFVPHLTPMIRGIHATLYATVADTSVDLQALYEQRYASEPFVDVMPAGSHPETRSVRGANVCRIAIHRPQDGDLVVVLSVIDNLVKGASGQALQNMNIIFGLDERLGLGNAALLP encoded by the coding sequence ATGGTCAAGGTCGGAATCGTTGGCGGCACAGGCTACACCGGGGTCGAGTTGCTGCGTCTGCTAGCCCAGCACCCCCAGGCGGAAGTGGCTGTGATCACCTCCCGCTCCGAAAACGGGGTCAAGGTGACGGATATGTATCCGAATCTCCGAGGCCATTACGACGAGCTGGCCTTCAGTGTGCCCGACACCGCAACGCTAGGCGCCTGCGATGTGGTCTTCTTCGCCACTCCCCATGGCGTGGCCCATGCCCTAGCGGGGGAGCTGTTGGATGCCGGTACTCGGGTTATCGACCTCTCCGCGGACTTCCGCCTGCAAGATGCGGATGAGTGGGCCAAGTGGTATGGCCAGCCACATGTGGCGCCTGACCTGCTGCCCGAAGCGGTTTACGGGCTGCCGGAAGTGAACCGTGAACAGATCAAGGGGGCGCGCCTGATTGCTGTGCCCGGTTGCTATCCCACGGCAACCCAGCTCGGCTACCTACCGTTGCTGGAGCGTGGCCTGGCCGATACGTCTCGGCTAATAGCCGACTGTAAGTCGGGCGTCAGCGGCGCCGGAAGAGCAGCGAAGATCGGCTCGTTGTTCACTGAGGCGGGCGAAAGCATGATGGCCTACGCCGTCAAAGGTCACCGTCATCTGCCAGAGATCGCCCAAGGGCTGCGACGTGCCGCCGGGGGTAATGTGGGGTTGACCTTCGTTCCTCATTTGACGCCGATGATCCGCGGCATTCATGCCACTTTGTACGCGACGGTTGCCGACACCTCGGTGGATCTGCAAGCGCTTTACGAACAACGTTACGCTAGCGAGCCGTTTGTCGATGTGATGCCTGCAGGCAGTCATCCGGAGACGCGCAGTGTTCGCGGTGCCAACGTATGCCGTATCGCAATCCATCGCCCTCAAGATGGAGATCTGGTGGTCGTGCTGTCGGTCATCGATAACCTTGTTAAAGGCGCGTCCGGTCAGGCGCTGCAGAACATGAACATTATCTTCGGGCTGGATGAGCGGCTCGGCCTAGGCAATGCGGCTTTGCTGCCCTGA
- a CDS encoding iron-sulfur cluster insertion protein ErpA: MSVESFTPTAIQFSQGAASKVKSLVDEEGNPRLKLRVFVTGGGCSGFQYGFTFDEELAEDDTIIEREGVSLVVDPMSYQYLAGAEVDYQEGLEGSRFIIKNPNATTTCGCGQSFSI; encoded by the coding sequence ATGAGTGTCGAATCCTTCACGCCCACCGCGATCCAGTTTAGTCAGGGCGCCGCGAGCAAGGTGAAGAGTCTGGTCGATGAAGAGGGCAATCCGCGGCTGAAGCTGCGTGTCTTCGTCACCGGCGGCGGTTGCTCTGGTTTTCAGTATGGTTTTACGTTCGATGAGGAGCTCGCGGAAGACGACACCATCATTGAGCGTGAGGGTGTGAGCTTGGTGGTGGACCCGATGAGCTACCAGTACTTGGCTGGTGCTGAAGTCGACTATCAGGAAGGCTTGGAGGGTTCACGCTTCATCATCAAAAACCCGAACGCTACGACAACCTGCGGTTGCGGCCAGTCATTCTCGATCTAA
- a CDS encoding anhydro-N-acetylmuramic acid kinase, which produces MSFYIGVMSGTSLDGLDFVLIEQGQRTTLLETHYEPMPGQLKQDLLDLCTSASDELARAAIAEQAWAELASAGVHQLLHKAQFAPSAIRAIGSHGQTVRHEPQRGFSIQIGHPSLLAELTGISVVTDFRRRDIAAGGQGAPLVPAFHETMFSDAKRIRAVLNIGGFSNVSLLQSGTPTRGFDCGPGNVLLDAWIHRHQGQPYDRDGNWASSGHVNHQLLTLLLSDKFFSTHGPKSTGRELFNLPWLDTHLASFPDLAPEDVQATLLELTARSISESLMAAQPDAEDVLVCGGGAHNTALMQRLRALLPTCELASTTSYGVEPDWLEAMAFAWLAHCCIEGIAANRPSVTGARGLRILGAIYPA; this is translated from the coding sequence ATGTCGTTCTACATCGGGGTCATGTCAGGTACCAGTCTGGATGGCCTTGACTTCGTTCTGATTGAGCAGGGTCAACGAACGACCCTGCTGGAGACACATTACGAGCCTATGCCTGGGCAGCTCAAACAGGATCTGCTCGATCTGTGTACGTCCGCTTCTGACGAACTAGCTCGGGCAGCCATTGCTGAACAGGCTTGGGCCGAACTCGCAAGCGCCGGGGTACACCAACTGCTACACAAAGCGCAGTTCGCCCCCTCAGCCATCCGTGCGATCGGCAGCCATGGGCAGACCGTGCGGCACGAGCCGCAACGCGGCTTCTCTATCCAGATCGGACACCCTTCTCTACTCGCAGAACTAACCGGCATCAGCGTTGTGACTGATTTTCGTCGGCGTGACATTGCAGCCGGTGGCCAGGGCGCACCGCTGGTACCCGCCTTCCACGAAACCATGTTCAGCGACGCAAAACGGATCAGAGCGGTGCTCAATATTGGCGGGTTCAGCAACGTCAGCTTGCTACAGTCTGGGACGCCGACACGCGGTTTCGACTGCGGCCCAGGCAACGTGCTGCTCGACGCTTGGATACATCGCCACCAGGGGCAACCCTATGATCGCGACGGAAACTGGGCATCCAGCGGCCATGTCAATCACCAGTTGCTGACGCTACTGTTAAGTGACAAGTTCTTCTCTACTCATGGCCCAAAGAGCACCGGACGGGAACTATTCAACCTGCCCTGGCTGGACACCCACCTCGCATCTTTCCCCGACCTCGCTCCTGAAGATGTCCAGGCTACGCTGCTCGAACTGACTGCCCGCAGCATCAGCGAATCGCTCATGGCGGCCCAACCTGACGCAGAGGATGTGCTGGTCTGCGGCGGCGGTGCACACAACACGGCTCTGATGCAAAGACTGCGAGCATTGCTGCCAACATGCGAGCTGGCGAGCACCACGAGCTACGGAGTAGAACCGGACTGGCTAGAAGCCATGGCATTCGCCTGGTTAGCGCATTGCTGCATAGAGGGTATCGCCGCCAACCGTCCAAGCGTGACAGGCGCTCGCGGGCTTCGAATCCTTGGCGCCATCTACCCTGCATGA
- a CDS encoding peptidase M23, with product MTYSKSKAPLYPKSHLLAASGIAALLSLALLVFPSREVEAKKTFLDLRLDTAAELETASEEPLVSLSVESPFTRTETPGEPDLQSLQQEDAEAATPLSKEVVVANGDTLSTVFAKVGLPQATVHDVLASSKEAKQFARLKVGQRLEFELDDQGNLAQLRSQLNKLESVQLERSGTSYVFKKEQLKPDVSTAYAYGRIESSLFLAAKRAGLSHNLTMDLANVFGYDIDFAMDIRKGDSFEVIYEQKTVAGDRVGTGNILAARFTNRGKSYTAVRYTNKQGNSSYYTADGQSMRKAFIRTPVDFARISSRFSNGRKHPILNKIRAHKGVDYAAARGTPIKSAGDGKVLLAGRKGGYGNTVVIQHGNRYRTLYAHMQGFAKGVRNGSSVKQGQIIGYIGTTGLSTGPHLHYEFQVDGVHVDPLGLKLPMADPIAKNEKQRFLQLSNPLMARMDDERATMLAMKSE from the coding sequence ATGACCTATTCAAAATCGAAAGCCCCCCTCTACCCGAAGAGCCATCTCCTGGCTGCAAGCGGTATAGCTGCGCTTCTGAGCCTGGCACTTCTTGTATTCCCATCCCGCGAAGTCGAAGCCAAGAAAACCTTTCTCGATCTGCGTCTCGATACCGCCGCAGAACTTGAGACCGCAAGCGAAGAACCTCTTGTTAGCCTTTCGGTTGAGTCCCCCTTCACTCGGACCGAAACCCCTGGCGAACCTGACCTTCAGTCGTTGCAGCAGGAAGACGCCGAAGCGGCTACACCTCTGTCGAAAGAAGTGGTCGTGGCGAACGGGGATACGCTGTCGACGGTATTTGCAAAGGTTGGTCTTCCTCAAGCAACAGTTCACGACGTCTTGGCCAGCAGCAAAGAGGCAAAGCAATTTGCTCGCCTGAAGGTTGGCCAGCGCCTAGAATTTGAACTGGATGACCAGGGCAACCTAGCCCAGCTACGCAGCCAGTTGAACAAGCTGGAAAGCGTGCAACTGGAGCGATCTGGCACCAGCTACGTATTCAAGAAGGAACAGCTCAAGCCGGACGTGAGTACTGCTTACGCCTATGGCCGCATAGAGAGCAGCTTGTTCCTAGCTGCGAAGCGCGCAGGACTCAGTCACAACTTGACGATGGATCTGGCCAACGTGTTCGGATACGACATCGATTTCGCCATGGACATACGTAAAGGCGATTCATTCGAGGTGATATACGAGCAAAAAACTGTTGCCGGCGACCGGGTAGGAACAGGCAACATTCTCGCGGCCCGCTTTACCAATCGCGGCAAGAGCTATACAGCTGTCCGCTACACCAACAAGCAGGGCAATAGCAGCTATTACACCGCTGACGGCCAAAGCATGCGCAAGGCTTTCATTCGTACGCCTGTGGACTTCGCGCGCATCAGCTCACGCTTCTCCAACGGTCGCAAACACCCCATCCTGAACAAGATCCGCGCGCACAAAGGTGTGGACTACGCCGCAGCCCGCGGCACGCCCATCAAGAGTGCCGGAGACGGCAAAGTGCTTCTCGCGGGCCGTAAAGGAGGGTACGGCAACACCGTGGTCATTCAACACGGTAATCGTTACCGCACGCTTTATGCCCACATGCAGGGATTTGCCAAAGGCGTACGCAACGGTTCCTCGGTCAAACAGGGCCAAATCATCGGCTATATCGGTACGACCGGCCTGTCGACCGGCCCGCACCTGCATTATGAATTCCAGGTCGATGGCGTGCATGTCGATCCGCTGGGCCTAAAATTGCCAATGGCAGACCCCATTGCGAAGAACGAAAAACAGCGCTTCCTGCAGCTCAGCAATCCCCTTATGGCGCGCATGGACGACGAGCGCGCAACCATGCTGGCAATGAAGAGCGAGTAG